A region from the Rhodamnia argentea isolate NSW1041297 chromosome 7, ASM2092103v1, whole genome shotgun sequence genome encodes:
- the LOC115756206 gene encoding zinc finger protein VAR3, chloroplastic-like, producing MGGATRFLMLLATPIPPRCPSLLRLARLNHHRRHLRHLSPLTSLHHHILNASTDHSRPLRIKSSSRHFHAQTNAVRHDHFSDSAHPWSEWLDFVRSLSAGGYFGKEGFAAVAARGIGGEAEFLAGVDLHEEFVRAAEAGLAFARDRPHLLRELSKRDIDVLVENGPPLLFKNADDSIRKMRAFMSGDEAGTVDGNKAQTIDLMRFILSYACSPLTTEKSYFSNQIFIASVRNLLQEMANFNRTSPSNFAGSLERQFSGGYGQVPRPRGPNIEMKRGDWICPRCSFMNFARNMKCLECEEARPKGHLTGREWGCPQCDFFNNGRNQICLRCECKRPGQMSSTVPSGFGSGHGSVDDATKVDIETRLAANEEKAQRWFKKVSQLVSTADVYSAMTDEDFPEIMPLRKGVNRFVVSTKKTPLDRRLADAQNRSNFTAEVTPKVDDNRISDANKRLDSSFSNSPSPQQGQPGGNNSGYVAFRPLPDDMFAKKPGISETEADNTVTGGAASLASNAREQDSPASGFNVTGKSGACLPPSHGPVFETEKQDQEKGREEKSEGWFRRIAELHDARDLPSAVSDQDFSKTMPVRKGENRFAVGRMKDHSSTSPMYKRRAAMERASNTNFVPFVPFPPGHFAKKENRQPDGENATDKASLETTSTLASPRKLPLEANDSSSMPPNGNVQSGENRQIDSGTRNMKPTVENFTQNSSTMTKGTHNVGMLGDLSNPQTNSGSSGGAGSFQDGRNPGETTNEASSSHQPSESFNVREQWRGKSLEGSAVKEPDPLDMSEEAKAERWFRRVAQIKDISELSQIPDEDFPSIMPMRKGVNRFVVSKRKTPLERRLTSSQYRRNLPVVTSDPVKNEE from the exons ATGGGCGGTGCCACCAGGTTCCTGATGCTCCTCGCCACTCCTATACCTCCGCGCTGCCCCTCCCTCCTCCGTCTAGCTCGCCTaaaccaccaccgccgccatcTCCGCCACCTGTCTCCTCTCACCTCGCTCCACCACCACATCCTCAACGCTTCTACCGACCATTCCCGTCCACTGCGAATCAAGTCCTCTTCGCGACATTTTCATGCTCAGACCAACGCTGTCAGACACGATCATTTCTCCGACTCCGCTCATCCGTGGTCGGAGTGGCTCGATTTCGTCAGGAGCTTGTCCGCCGGTGGCTATTTCGGTAAGGAGGGATTCGCTGCAGTAGCGGCACGGGGAATTGGTGGTGAGGCTGAGTTCTTGGCGGGCGTGGATTTGCATGAGGAGTTCGTTCGTGCAGCTGAGGCTGGCTTGGCCTTCGCGCGCGATCGGCCTCATCTTTTGAG GGAACTCTCGAAGAGAGATATTGACGTGTTGGTCGAAAATGGGCCTCCTTTACTTTTCAAGAACGCTGATGATTCCATTAGAAAAATGAGGGCTTTCATGAGTGGCGACGAAGCTGGT ACTGTTGATGGCAATAAAGCGCAGACAATTGATTTGATGAGGTTTATACTGAGTTATGCCTGCAGCCCCCTCACAACAGAAAAAAGTTACTTCAGTAACCAAATTTTTATTGCGTCGGTACGGAATCTGCTCCAAGAGATGGCAAATTTTAATCGTACTTCCCCATCAAACTTTGCTGGTTCCCTTGAGAGACAGTTCTCTGGTGGATATGGACAAGTTCCTAGGCCTCGTGGGCCAAACATTGAGATGAAAAGAGGTGACTGGATTTGCCCCAG GTGTAGTTTTATGAATTTTGCGAGAAATATGAAGTGCCTTGAATGTGAAGAGGCACGACCAAAGGGGCATTTGACAGGCAGAGAGTGGGGGTGTCCTCA ATGTGACTTCTTCAATAATGGGAGGAATCAAATATGCTTGAGATGTGAATGCAAGCGTCCTGGACAGATGTCATCCACAGTCCCCTCTGGATTTGGTTCAGGTCATGGCTCTGTTGATGATGCTACTAAAGTTGACATTGAGACGAGGTTAGCTGCCAATGAAGAGAAGGCACAAAGGTGGTTCAAAAAAGTTTCACAGCTAGTTAGCACTGCAGATGTTTACAGTGCTATgacagatgaagatttccctgAGATTATGCCGCTGAGGAAAGGAGTGAATAGATTTGTTGTGAGCACGAAGAAGACGCCTCTGGATAGGAGGCTGGCCGATGCTCAAAACAGAAGTAACTTTACTGCTGAGGTAACTCCAAAGGTTGATGATAACCGAATTTCGGATGCAAACAAGAGACTTGATTCATCTTTTTCTAACTCACCATCTCCACAACAAGGACAGCCTGGAGGAAACAATTCTGGTTATGTTGCTTTTAGGCCTTTACCTGATGATATGTTTGCCAAGAAACCCGGAATTTCTGAAACCGAGGCAGACAACACGGTGACAGGTGGGGCCGCTTCTCTTGCTTCAAATGCTAGAGAGCAGGATTCTCCTGCTTCTGGATTCAATGTCACAGGTAAGTCAGGAGCTTGTTTACCGCCATCTCATGGACCAGTTTTTGAGACCGAGAAACaagatcaagaaaaaggaagagaagaaaaatctgAGGGATGGTTTAGGCGAATTGCCGAATTACATGATGCTCGAGATTTGCCATCTGCAGTTTCTGACCAGGACTTCTCTAAGACCATGCCTGTGCGTAAGGGAGAGAACCGATTTGCGGTTGGAAGGATGAAAGATCATTCTTCAACTTCTCCAATGTACAAAAGACGTGCCGCAATGGAGCGAGCTAGCAATACCAACTTTGTTCCCTTTGTCCCATTCCCACCTGGGCATTTTGCTAAGAAGGAAAACCGGCAGCCTGACGGGGAAAATGCTACCGATAAAGCCTCTCTGGAAACGACATCAACTCTTGCATCTCCCAGGAAGCTTCCACTGGAGGCAAATGATTCAAGTTCAATGCCGCCTAATGGCAATGTTCAATCAGGTGAAAACCGACAAATTGATAGTGGGACCCGGAATATGAAACCTACTGTAGAGAACTTTACTCAGAATAGTTCAACCATGACAAAAGGGACACATAATGTTGGGATGTTGGGGGACTTGAGCAATCCTCAGACAAATAGTGGGAGTAGTGGAGGTGCTGGATCATTTCAAGATGGTAGAAATCCAGGAGAGACAACAAATGAGGCGAGCAGTTCACACCAACCATCAGAAAGTTTCAATGTGAGAGAGCAGTGGAGAGGTAAGAGCTTGGAGGGTTCAGCAGTGAAAGAACCTGATCCTCTGGACATGTCAGAGGAGGCAAAGGCAGAAAGGTGGTTCCGACGCGTTGCCCAGATTAAGGACATTTCAGAGCTGAGCCAAATACCAGACGAGGATTTCCCGTCAATAATGCCTATGCGTAAAGGAGTGAACAGGTTTGTTGTGAGCAAGAGGAAGACGCCATTAGAGAGGAGGCTGACTTCTTCTCAGTATAGAAGGAATCTCCCTGTTGTGACCTCTGATCCTGTGAAGAATGAAGAATAA